In a genomic window of bacterium:
- a CDS encoding HD domain-containing phosphohydrolase yields MTASTRVEADPSLLAPPPPVLLGVRSAEGWISLIRVLVLLSLIPALWFGIIGVTHPGVTSLVVLLGIYVIALALGPRRFRLLQKTDLIVALDILVVTLVVSISGGINSPFVFLFYLTIVEAAARLNVRQAITASLAMAGMLVLLGVRAGWDETAVTAGFKLGALMAGGFFLALFLGMLVQEYRTGHERTWWGAQLDHARAQRTAELEAFYDLSMRLRAAHDAGEMYPIIVDHAVELLRADHGTLALLSSDHQMLARLYTAGVSAGPAGETFPVAGSPSEYAIKTGTAFVTEDFAGVSVPGFDPAPYRAFGPVVIVPVRSEQEIIGALELGRSRGGGARVFTDADIRLLEGIAEIGGTAVRRARLFQNLEQSYMQMVLALARTMDARDTYTAGHSERIAALAETVARALGSAEEEIQDVRWGALLHDIGKIGVPDEILRKPGPLTEAEQIVMRQHPIVGEGILAPTERMRGVAKIVRYHQERWDGSGYPDGLRGEAIPLGARILAAVDAYSAITDDRPYKKARSHAEAMLELRRGAGTRYDPHIVEVFCQVVGWAKDGKERVS; encoded by the coding sequence ATGACGGCGTCCACGCGCGTCGAGGCGGATCCCTCGCTCCTCGCGCCCCCGCCTCCGGTCCTGTTGGGCGTGCGCAGTGCGGAGGGGTGGATCAGCCTCATTCGGGTCCTGGTGCTCCTCTCGCTGATCCCGGCGCTGTGGTTCGGGATCATCGGGGTCACCCATCCCGGTGTCACGAGCCTCGTCGTGCTTCTGGGGATCTACGTTATCGCGCTGGCGCTCGGCCCGCGGCGGTTCCGGCTGCTGCAGAAGACCGACCTCATCGTCGCGCTCGATATCCTCGTGGTCACCCTCGTCGTCAGCATCTCAGGCGGAATCAACAGCCCGTTCGTCTTCCTGTTCTATTTGACGATCGTGGAGGCCGCGGCACGGCTCAACGTCCGCCAGGCGATCACCGCCTCGCTCGCGATGGCCGGAATGCTGGTGCTCTTGGGGGTGCGCGCGGGGTGGGACGAGACGGCGGTCACGGCCGGGTTCAAGCTCGGCGCGCTCATGGCCGGCGGTTTTTTCCTCGCCCTGTTCCTCGGTATGCTCGTTCAAGAGTACCGGACCGGCCACGAGCGCACCTGGTGGGGCGCGCAACTGGATCACGCGCGGGCGCAGCGGACGGCCGAACTGGAAGCGTTCTACGATCTGTCCATGCGGTTACGGGCGGCGCATGACGCCGGTGAGATGTATCCCATCATCGTCGATCACGCGGTCGAGCTCCTTCGGGCCGACCACGGAACCCTGGCGCTACTCTCTTCCGACCACCAGATGCTGGCCCGGCTCTATACCGCCGGGGTGTCCGCGGGGCCTGCGGGAGAGACCTTTCCCGTGGCCGGCAGTCCGTCGGAGTATGCGATCAAGACGGGGACGGCCTTTGTGACCGAAGATTTCGCGGGCGTGTCCGTTCCGGGATTTGACCCCGCTCCCTATCGCGCCTTCGGCCCCGTGGTCATCGTCCCGGTGCGCTCCGAGCAGGAGATCATCGGGGCCTTGGAGCTGGGGCGCAGCCGGGGCGGCGGGGCACGCGTGTTCACGGACGCCGACATCCGTCTGCTCGAGGGGATCGCGGAGATCGGGGGCACTGCCGTTCGCCGGGCCCGCCTGTTCCAAAACCTGGAGCAGTCGTACATGCAGATGGTCCTGGCCCTCGCGCGGACGATGGACGCGCGCGACACCTACACCGCCGGGCACAGCGAGCGGATCGCCGCGCTCGCGGAGACCGTGGCCAGGGCTTTGGGGAGCGCAGAGGAGGAGATTCAGGACGTCCGGTGGGGCGCGCTGCTCCACGACATCGGCAAGATCGGCGTGCCGGATGAGATCTTGAGGAAGCCCGGACCGCTCACCGAGGCGGAGCAGATCGTGATGCGGCAGCACCCGATCGTGGGGGAGGGAATCCTGGCCCCCACCGAGCGCATGCGCGGAGTGGCCAAGATCGTCCGCTACCACCAAGAGCGGTGGGACGGGTCCGGGTATCCCGACGGCCTCCGAGGGGAAGCGATCCCCCTCGGCGCCCGCATCCTGGCGGCGGTCGACGCCTACAGCGCGATCACGGACGATCGGCCGTACAAGAAGGCGCGGTCTCACGCGGAGGCGATGCTGGAGCTCCGCCGGGGCGCCGGTACGCGGTACGACCCCCACATCGTCGAGGTGTTTTGTCAGGTGGTGGGCTGGGCCAAGGACGGCAAGGAGCGCGTGTCGTGA
- a CDS encoding glycosyltransferase family 4 protein: MTESESRRPRVALLHYTTPPVVGGVETVLARHARQLALEGFDVSVLTGRGESLGAGVRLHRLPLLDSRHPRVLAVARDLEAGRITAAFPALTARIGEDLERALAGIDVCVAHNVLTLHKNLALTAALHQIAARKSSPRIVVWCHDLAWTNPLYGPHLHPGAPWDLLRTRVRGGTYVAVSRARQQALCAALGLAGPAVAVIPNGIDPAVFLRLTGVGRWLADTLRLWDHQIVLLLPARITRRKQIEYALAVASEIVRRELTVRLLVTGPLGAHNPRNRSYLQELRALRRRLGLEEHVVFCTDLRGPRGRPLVLSDRTMADLYMLADALLLPSRDEGFGLPLLEAGLARLPAFTTDLAALRAVGDDAIHTFDLGDPPARVAAAIIDTLMEERGYRLRRRVLASYRWSVIMREQIVPLLSRAAAAVGS, from the coding sequence ATGACCGAGTCTGAATCGCGCCGCCCCCGTGTCGCGCTGCTCCATTACACCACCCCGCCCGTCGTCGGAGGGGTCGAGACCGTGCTCGCCCGACACGCCCGCCAGCTCGCGCTCGAGGGGTTCGACGTGAGCGTCCTGACCGGTCGCGGAGAATCTCTCGGGGCAGGCGTGCGCCTCCATCGACTTCCCCTCCTTGACTCCCGCCACCCGCGGGTCTTGGCGGTGGCCCGCGATCTCGAGGCGGGAAGGATCACCGCCGCCTTCCCCGCCCTCACCGCGCGGATCGGAGAGGATCTGGAACGCGCGCTGGCCGGGATCGACGTGTGCGTCGCGCACAACGTCTTGACGCTGCACAAGAACCTCGCCCTGACGGCGGCGCTGCACCAGATCGCCGCGCGGAAGAGCTCCCCGCGGATCGTGGTGTGGTGCCACGATCTCGCCTGGACGAATCCCCTATATGGCCCGCATCTCCATCCGGGGGCCCCGTGGGACCTGCTCCGGACCAGAGTGCGCGGCGGGACCTACGTCGCCGTCTCACGCGCGCGCCAGCAGGCGCTCTGCGCCGCTCTCGGGCTCGCGGGGCCCGCGGTCGCAGTCATCCCGAACGGCATCGACCCCGCGGTGTTTCTCCGCCTCACCGGGGTCGGACGATGGCTCGCCGACACCCTCCGGTTGTGGGACCATCAAATCGTCCTGCTCCTCCCCGCCCGGATCACGCGGCGCAAACAGATCGAATACGCGCTCGCCGTCGCATCCGAGATAGTGCGGCGCGAACTAACGGTGCGGCTGCTGGTGACCGGTCCTCTCGGCGCCCACAACCCTCGAAACCGGAGCTACCTCCAGGAACTGCGCGCCCTGCGCCGCCGGCTGGGACTCGAAGAACACGTCGTGTTCTGCACAGACCTCCGCGGCCCCCGGGGACGGCCGCTTGTGCTCTCCGATCGGACGATGGCGGATCTCTACATGCTGGCCGATGCCCTCCTCCTCCCCAGCCGAGACGAAGGCTTCGGGCTCCCGCTCCTGGAGGCGGGCCTCGCGCGCCTGCCGGCGTTTACGACCGACCTGGCGGCGCTGCGGGCCGTAGGGGACGATGCGATCCACACATTCGACCTCGGGGATCCCCCGGCGCGCGTCGCCGCCGCGATCATTGATACCTTAATGGAAGAGCGCGGGTATCGCCTCCGCCGGCGCGTGCTCGCGTCCTACCGGTGGAGCGTCATCATGCGCGAGCAGATCGTTCCGCTCCTCTCCCGCGCGGCCGCCGCCGTCGGATCGTGA
- a CDS encoding bifunctional phosphoglucose/phosphomannose isomerase, translated as MSVLDDPKRARTCDPSGMLGVALGLPRQVREGWALGRAAQVLPLSAAPEHLVICGMGGSAIGGDLLSGYLASACPIPIAVVRGYEVPKFVGPRSVVIAASYSGATEETLSAVAQAERAGATVFAVTSGGQLAQTAKHAAVMVPAGLAPRAALGYLMFSALAVLERWELTGPCAKGVEEAAGVLEGIAAECGPEVPAVRNPAKRLAEELAGRVPAVYAASPGIEAAARRWKCQFNENSKTLATWNVFPELNHNETVGWGAPAALAAHFAVVVLLEGTEPAHLMRRIGLTSDLALGPAAGVHEVRARGRGRLARLLSLVFIGDLVSIYLAYLRGVDPTPVEVIDAIKQGLREPH; from the coding sequence ATGTCCGTCCTGGACGATCCGAAACGGGCGCGCACCTGCGATCCGTCCGGAATGCTCGGCGTCGCGCTCGGCCTGCCCCGGCAGGTCCGTGAAGGTTGGGCCCTGGGCCGGGCAGCGCAGGTGCTCCCCCTGTCCGCGGCCCCCGAGCATCTCGTCATCTGCGGCATGGGCGGGTCCGCGATCGGCGGAGACCTTCTGTCGGGGTACCTCGCGTCCGCGTGTCCCATCCCGATCGCCGTGGTGCGGGGGTACGAGGTCCCCAAGTTTGTCGGCCCTCGCTCCGTCGTGATCGCGGCGTCTTATTCGGGGGCCACCGAAGAGACGCTGTCGGCCGTGGCCCAGGCCGAGCGCGCAGGTGCGACGGTGTTCGCGGTCACGTCGGGGGGACAGTTGGCCCAGACCGCCAAGCACGCGGCGGTCATGGTACCGGCCGGCCTGGCCCCGCGTGCCGCACTCGGTTACCTGATGTTCTCGGCGCTGGCCGTCCTCGAACGGTGGGAGTTGACCGGGCCGTGCGCGAAGGGCGTGGAGGAGGCGGCGGGTGTGCTCGAAGGGATCGCGGCGGAGTGCGGCCCCGAGGTCCCCGCCGTCCGCAATCCGGCCAAGCGTCTCGCGGAGGAACTGGCCGGTCGCGTGCCGGCGGTCTATGCCGCATCTCCGGGGATCGAGGCCGCCGCCCGCCGCTGGAAGTGCCAGTTCAATGAGAACAGCAAAACGCTCGCCACTTGGAATGTGTTCCCGGAGCTCAATCATAATGAGACGGTCGGTTGGGGCGCCCCCGCTGCGCTCGCGGCCCACTTCGCCGTGGTCGTGCTGCTCGAGGGGACGGAGCCGGCGCACCTGATGCGGCGGATCGGTCTCACGTCCGACCTGGCGCTTGGCCCGGCCGCGGGCGTGCACGAGGTGCGTGCGCGCGGGCGCGGCCGTCTCGCCCGGCTGCTCTCGCTGGTCTTCATCGGGGACTTGGTGAGCATCTATCTGGCCTACCTCCGCGGAGTCGATCCGACGCCTGTCGAGGTGATCGACGCCATCAAGCAGGGTCTGCGCGAGCCCCACTGA
- the ugpC gene encoding sn-glycerol-3-phosphate ABC transporter ATP-binding protein UgpC yields MAKVILEQVSKQFGNVLAVNNVTLDIPDRQFTVLVGPSGCGKTTCLRLVAGLEEATAGNIYIGERLVNDVAPKDRDIAMVFQNYALYPHMTVYDNMAFGLRLRKYPRAEIDRRVKEAAEMLGIQELLARKPKQLSGGQRQRVALGRAIVREPQVFLMDEPLSNLDAKLRVQTRAEIKKLHARLQTTTIYVTHDQVEAMTMGDRIVVMKDGLVQQVDSPLNLYEKPANLFVAGFIGSPAMNFLEAKLTKQDGKVFVDGGTFRADVPQEYVSQLAAWAGRPIIFGIRPEDIHDKALRPGAKDESALKAAVDVHEPLGSDIILYLTVGEHSIVARVDARSQARMGQNTEVVLDMKKMHVFNPETHEAVL; encoded by the coding sequence ATGGCGAAAGTGATCTTGGAGCAAGTGAGCAAACAGTTCGGCAACGTCCTCGCGGTCAACAACGTCACGCTCGACATCCCCGACCGGCAGTTCACGGTGCTGGTCGGGCCCTCGGGATGCGGGAAGACGACCTGCCTTCGGTTGGTTGCGGGGCTCGAAGAGGCGACGGCCGGCAACATCTATATCGGGGAGCGCCTCGTCAACGACGTCGCCCCGAAAGATCGCGACATCGCCATGGTGTTCCAGAACTACGCGCTGTACCCGCACATGACGGTGTACGACAACATGGCGTTCGGGCTGCGCCTCCGCAAGTATCCCCGCGCGGAGATCGACCGGAGGGTCAAGGAGGCCGCCGAGATGCTGGGGATCCAAGAGCTCCTGGCCCGCAAGCCCAAGCAGCTCTCAGGCGGGCAGCGGCAGCGGGTCGCCCTGGGCCGCGCCATCGTACGCGAACCGCAGGTCTTTCTCATGGATGAGCCGCTCTCCAACCTGGATGCCAAGCTCCGCGTGCAGACGCGCGCCGAGATCAAGAAGCTGCACGCGCGGCTGCAAACGACGACGATCTACGTCACCCACGACCAGGTCGAGGCCATGACGATGGGCGATCGGATCGTCGTCATGAAGGACGGGCTCGTTCAGCAGGTCGACAGCCCGCTGAACCTGTACGAGAAGCCCGCCAATCTGTTCGTCGCGGGGTTCATCGGGTCTCCCGCGATGAACTTCCTCGAGGCCAAACTGACCAAACAGGACGGCAAGGTGTTCGTCGACGGGGGCACGTTCCGGGCGGACGTCCCACAAGAGTATGTGTCTCAGCTGGCGGCCTGGGCCGGCCGGCCGATCATCTTCGGCATCCGTCCGGAGGACATCCACGACAAGGCGCTCCGCCCGGGCGCCAAGGACGAATCGGCCCTCAAGGCGGCCGTCGACGTCCACGAGCCGCTGGGGTCCGACATCATCCTCTACCTCACGGTCGGGGAGCACAGCATCGTCGCCCGGGTGGACGCCCGAAGCCAGGCGCGGATGGGGCAGAACACCGAGGTGGTCCTGGACATGAAGAAGATGCACGTCTTCAATCCCGAGACGCACGAGGCGGTGCTCTAA
- a CDS encoding sensor domain-containing diguanylate cyclase, with translation MTKGPSHGRSRKTHAGGSGEPRGPHAPAAGGGVATESGQALAFLARLAMEFTAVLSLPDLLEHVTRVLREETGFDSCAVSLLATQDTEDVLIVRAASGLRKIMKGAVLPRGRGLSWTVIESGLPLLVPDMEAEPRWFLKDPQVRSSIWAPMVVQRRAIGVLSAFRSAVNAFTEADLDLLTVVARYLAGAVEVARLHEQLKEIAATDSLTGLANRRTFLDRLQSEISRTRRARSELSIVLLDLNHFKTVNDVHGHAVGDQVLIRVAETLSQTVRQSDVAARFGGDEFILLLPESTRAEASQILERLRGLSIMVPDRAGSRARVNFSWGLAVWPHDGEEIEPLLKVADHRLYAMKRAREIPDPRPTGQPLTSD, from the coding sequence GTGACGAAGGGGCCGTCGCACGGGCGGTCCCGCAAGACGCACGCGGGCGGCAGCGGGGAGCCTCGCGGCCCGCACGCGCCTGCGGCCGGTGGCGGGGTCGCGACGGAATCGGGGCAAGCCCTCGCCTTTCTGGCCCGCCTGGCGATGGAGTTCACGGCGGTCCTGAGCCTCCCCGATCTGCTAGAGCACGTGACCCGCGTGCTCCGCGAGGAGACGGGGTTCGACTCGTGCGCCGTCTCGCTGCTCGCCACGCAGGACACCGAGGATGTACTGATCGTGCGAGCCGCATCCGGGCTCCGCAAGATCATGAAGGGCGCCGTCCTCCCCCGCGGCCGGGGGCTCTCCTGGACGGTGATTGAATCGGGTCTCCCGCTGCTCGTGCCGGATATGGAGGCCGAGCCCCGGTGGTTTCTGAAGGACCCGCAGGTACGGTCCAGCATCTGGGCGCCGATGGTCGTGCAGCGGCGTGCGATCGGGGTGCTGAGCGCCTTTCGGAGCGCGGTCAACGCCTTCACGGAAGCCGATCTCGATCTGCTGACCGTCGTGGCGCGGTACCTCGCCGGCGCCGTCGAGGTGGCCCGCCTGCACGAGCAGCTCAAAGAGATCGCGGCGACCGATTCGTTGACCGGCCTGGCCAACCGCCGCACGTTTCTCGACCGGCTTCAATCCGAAATCTCGCGGACCCGCCGCGCGCGCTCAGAGCTCTCCATCGTGCTGCTCGACCTCAATCATTTCAAGACGGTCAACGACGTGCACGGCCACGCCGTCGGCGACCAGGTGCTCATCCGGGTCGCTGAGACGCTGAGCCAGACCGTGCGCCAGTCCGACGTCGCCGCCCGGTTCGGCGGGGACGAATTCATCCTGCTCCTCCCGGAGTCCACCCGGGCTGAGGCATCGCAGATCCTCGAGCGGCTGCGGGGGCTCTCGATCATGGTCCCGGATCGGGCGGGCAGCCGGGCGCGCGTCAACTTCTCCTGGGGGCTGGCCGTCTGGCCTCACGACGGCGAGGAGATCGAGCCGCTCCTCAAGGTCGCCGACCACAGACTCTACGCCATGAAGCGCGCCCGGGAGATTCCGGATCCCCGCCCGACGGGCCAGCCGCTGACCTCCGACTGA